In one Streptomyces sp. NBC_01288 genomic region, the following are encoded:
- a CDS encoding helix-turn-helix transcriptional regulator, whose product MGQRSARSRRTLFERESELAAVDEALGELTGLRTDGGEPGDRPRGALLAFAGRAGIGKTTLLAEVRRRAAAHGCTVLSARGGDQEQRVAFHVARQLLQPQFAGSADADLRSSLGSWYDIVGPALGLCAPTEGSPPDQQGLRDGLDWVLTHLAVKRAPMVLVLDDAHWADPESLGWLAAFAPRAEQLPLLVVVAYRPDELPDHAESLRGLPGRAGGRPLDLEPLSVAAVADLVRETLGEHADDAFCHECWAVTAGNPFETVELTAKIHDRGLNPTEAGAYQLRDLAAAVKGSGLTTRLERLGTSTVRFAWACAVLGTEPHPMLAAAVAGLGHEEAADAVDALRGARILTGTLTAVGTLEFVHPLIATAVYRAIPAGVRVALHGQAAWCVINEGQGPSSAARHLMETHPDGDNWVVQQLRAAAGETLRAGAPDTARSYLARALREPPPFDDRAAVLYELGSASLLTEPATTVNHLRAALEEPISDAGLRQNIVYRLSQVLAHSDRLAEASDTLAREIRVTGDARVKLRMLSEQFMWDAFRADEPDHPSRSRRLAKLADRLKGRDLTERYIIGLRTWDAVLRGEPAHVALHHAERALSGGLGWAEADRGFEVPVLVALTFMYCDRPGRAEELFATGIADFEQQGWRGAHLSFGYTFLGYLRYRRGRLAEAEDFARAGLRLAERVGPGTPVYWYGTGILIEVLLARGRVAEAVQLAEDHAFAEPFPAAVVFPDAQTVYGELLLARGLAKEAAAELAAAGRRLDPRGIRNPAWCPWQLHLARAERHDTPERAVVTAHEAVARARQFGTPSAIGQALRIAAEVSTGSARAKLLEESVTHLERSPAAYELACALVALGAELRRVGRSKEAGDHLYRGLDAAVQCGADGLADTARAELAAAGLRPRRLHSTETDTLTTQERAAATLAADGHTDAEIAVELQTDEQTAVRLLSAAYRKLGTDHTGLETALIKPT is encoded by the coding sequence ATGGGGCAGCGGAGTGCACGCAGCAGAAGGACACTCTTCGAACGGGAGAGTGAACTCGCCGCCGTGGACGAGGCGTTGGGCGAGCTGACAGGTCTGCGTACGGACGGCGGCGAACCGGGAGACCGGCCGCGCGGTGCCCTGCTCGCCTTCGCGGGACGGGCCGGCATCGGCAAGACCACCCTCCTCGCCGAAGTGCGCCGCCGCGCCGCCGCCCACGGCTGCACCGTGCTCTCCGCGCGCGGCGGCGACCAGGAACAGCGCGTCGCCTTCCACGTCGCCCGACAGCTCCTGCAACCGCAGTTCGCCGGCTCGGCCGACGCCGATCTCCGCTCCTCGCTGGGGAGTTGGTACGACATCGTCGGCCCCGCCCTCGGCCTGTGCGCGCCCACCGAAGGTTCCCCGCCCGACCAGCAGGGTCTGCGCGACGGCCTCGACTGGGTACTCACCCACCTCGCGGTGAAACGTGCCCCGATGGTCCTCGTCCTCGACGACGCGCACTGGGCCGACCCCGAATCCCTGGGCTGGCTGGCCGCGTTCGCGCCTCGCGCCGAGCAACTCCCGCTGCTGGTCGTGGTCGCCTACCGGCCCGACGAACTCCCCGACCACGCCGAGTCGTTGAGGGGACTGCCCGGCCGGGCCGGCGGACGCCCCCTCGACCTCGAACCGCTCAGCGTCGCCGCCGTAGCGGACCTGGTACGGGAGACGCTCGGCGAGCACGCCGACGACGCGTTCTGCCACGAGTGCTGGGCCGTCACCGCCGGGAACCCCTTCGAGACCGTCGAACTCACCGCCAAGATCCACGACCGGGGCCTGAACCCCACCGAAGCCGGGGCCTACCAACTGCGCGACCTCGCCGCCGCCGTCAAGGGCAGCGGCCTCACCACCCGCCTCGAACGCCTCGGCACCTCGACCGTCCGCTTCGCCTGGGCCTGCGCGGTCCTCGGCACCGAGCCGCATCCGATGCTCGCCGCCGCCGTCGCCGGACTCGGCCACGAGGAGGCCGCCGACGCCGTCGACGCACTGCGCGGCGCCCGCATCCTCACCGGCACGTTGACCGCCGTGGGCACCCTCGAATTCGTCCACCCGCTCATCGCCACCGCCGTCTACCGGGCCATCCCGGCCGGCGTCCGCGTGGCCCTGCACGGCCAGGCCGCCTGGTGCGTCATCAACGAGGGCCAGGGTCCCTCCTCCGCCGCCCGCCACCTCATGGAGACACACCCCGACGGCGACAACTGGGTGGTCCAGCAACTCCGCGCGGCCGCCGGCGAGACCCTGCGGGCTGGCGCCCCCGACACCGCCCGCAGCTACCTCGCCCGCGCCCTGCGCGAACCCCCGCCCTTCGACGACCGGGCCGCCGTCCTGTACGAACTCGGCAGCGCCTCCCTGCTCACCGAACCGGCGACCACCGTCAACCACCTCCGGGCCGCCCTCGAAGAACCGATCAGCGACGCCGGTCTGCGCCAGAACATCGTCTACCGCCTCTCCCAGGTCCTCGCCCACAGCGACCGCCTCGCCGAGGCCTCCGACACCCTCGCCCGCGAGATCCGCGTCACCGGCGACGCCCGGGTCAAACTCCGCATGCTCTCCGAGCAGTTCATGTGGGACGCCTTCCGCGCCGACGAACCCGACCACCCCTCCCGCTCCCGCCGCCTCGCCAAACTCGCCGACCGACTCAAGGGCCGCGACCTCACCGAGCGGTACATCATCGGCCTCCGCACCTGGGACGCCGTACTCCGTGGTGAACCCGCACATGTGGCCCTGCACCATGCCGAACGCGCATTGAGTGGTGGTCTCGGCTGGGCGGAGGCCGACCGCGGGTTCGAGGTGCCGGTGCTGGTCGCCCTCACCTTCATGTACTGCGACCGGCCGGGCCGCGCCGAGGAACTCTTCGCCACCGGCATCGCCGACTTCGAACAACAGGGCTGGCGCGGCGCCCACCTGTCCTTCGGGTACACCTTCCTCGGCTACCTCCGCTACCGGCGCGGCCGCCTCGCCGAGGCCGAGGACTTCGCCCGCGCGGGCCTGCGCCTGGCCGAACGTGTCGGACCCGGCACCCCCGTCTACTGGTACGGCACCGGCATCCTCATCGAGGTCCTGCTGGCCCGCGGCCGGGTCGCGGAAGCCGTACAACTCGCCGAGGACCACGCCTTCGCGGAACCCTTCCCGGCCGCCGTCGTCTTCCCGGACGCGCAGACCGTGTACGGCGAACTCCTCCTGGCCCGTGGCCTCGCCAAGGAGGCGGCGGCCGAACTGGCCGCCGCCGGCCGCCGTTTGGACCCGCGCGGCATCCGCAACCCCGCGTGGTGCCCCTGGCAGCTCCACCTCGCCCGCGCCGAACGCCACGACACCCCCGAGCGTGCCGTCGTCACCGCCCACGAAGCGGTCGCCCGCGCCCGCCAGTTCGGCACCCCGTCCGCCATCGGCCAGGCTCTGCGGATCGCCGCCGAGGTCTCCACCGGCTCGGCCCGTGCCAAACTCCTGGAAGAGTCCGTCACCCACCTCGAACGCTCCCCGGCCGCCTACGAGTTGGCCTGCGCCCTCGTCGCCCTGGGCGCCGAACTCCGCCGAGTAGGGAGGTCCAAGGAAGCCGGCGACCACCTCTACCGAGGCCTCGACGCAGCCGTCCAATGCGGCGCAGACGGCCTCGCGGACACGGCCCGAGCCGAACTGGCCGCAGCGGGCCTACGTCCCCGCCGCCTCCACAGCACCGAGACAGACACCCTCACGACCCAGGAACGCGCCGCCGCAACCCTGGCGGCCGACGGCCACACGGACGCCGAGATAGCCGTAGAACTCCAGACGGACGAACAAACGGCAGTACGCCTCCTGTCAGCCGCCTACCGAAAACTGGGCACAGACCACACAGGCCTAGAAACGGCACTGATCAAACCAACGTAA
- a CDS encoding universal stress protein, with protein sequence MSTLPVIAAVDGSDDSLRALDWALDAARGRGAPLRVVHVWQYAAAWTPPGVLVAGPPDPDEVLDQVRTYVEGRADRPVMEYLRLQGAPGAVLPELGSTAQLLVLGSRGRGGFASLLLGSNGMAAARDADCPVVVVPRPGREVHGAIPAEPGPRVVVGLHVDSPDETTLAFAFAETALRGARLQVVAAYPWPPQAWASPGELLPPVIDQGAIENETRTLTEALLAPHREHHPDIRTEPYIAPGDAAGHLVAASKDADLVVVGRHRRRLLSPARLLGSVTQAVLLHAASPVAVVPPTALEV encoded by the coding sequence ATGAGCACCCTGCCGGTCATCGCGGCGGTCGACGGTTCGGACGACAGCCTGCGCGCCCTGGACTGGGCCCTCGACGCGGCCCGTGGACGCGGGGCGCCGTTGCGGGTCGTCCATGTGTGGCAGTACGCCGCCGCGTGGACACCGCCCGGCGTCCTGGTCGCCGGGCCGCCGGACCCGGACGAGGTGCTCGACCAGGTGCGTACGTATGTCGAAGGGCGGGCCGACCGGCCGGTCATGGAGTACCTCCGGTTGCAGGGCGCACCGGGCGCCGTCCTGCCCGAACTCGGTTCCACCGCACAGCTGTTGGTGCTCGGCTCGCGTGGCCGCGGCGGCTTCGCCAGCCTGCTGCTCGGTTCCAACGGCATGGCCGCCGCCCGCGATGCCGACTGCCCCGTGGTCGTGGTGCCCCGGCCCGGCCGCGAGGTCCACGGCGCGATTCCGGCCGAACCCGGACCCCGCGTGGTCGTCGGCCTGCACGTGGACAGCCCCGACGAGACCACCCTTGCCTTCGCCTTCGCCGAGACCGCCCTGCGCGGAGCCCGTCTCCAGGTTGTCGCCGCGTACCCGTGGCCGCCGCAGGCCTGGGCTTCCCCCGGCGAACTCCTCCCGCCGGTCATCGACCAGGGCGCCATCGAGAACGAGACCCGCACCCTCACCGAGGCCCTCCTCGCCCCGCACCGCGAACACCACCCGGACATCCGGACCGAGCCGTACATCGCCCCGGGCGACGCGGCCGGCCACCTCGTCGCCGCCTCCAAGGACGCCGACCTCGTCGTCGTGGGCCGCCATCGCCGCCGCCTGCTGTCCCCGGCCCGGTTGCTCGGTTCGGTCACCCAGGCGGTGCTGCTGCACGCGGCGAGCCCGGTCGCGGTGGTGCCGCCGACGGCGTTGGAGGTGTGA
- a CDS encoding S66 peptidase family protein: protein MPQPLRPRALRPGDLVVVASLSGPLHAVYEPDLEQAEVVLERMGFRVRRSPLLEVGRHRWWSAASPVEIATEFNALLRDPEVRAVIAHDGGQTALGYLDLIDVEAIRADPKPILGYSDISLLHLVLYAQTGLVGFHTDLATPGLGGHWQAAPVARRAELEKLYSTLLTSTEPIGMLPAAPSWECWRAGRTEGRLIGGVINRIVLAQATPYALPLERFDGAVLFWEESGGHASHVWSYLQVLRHAGILDRIAGMVVGIPNAIDGLHSPDASPTLREIVLDVLGDRDIPVLGNVEFGHAGPNLPMPVGIRVALDARQRTLSLLEPAVRPSTVTDPVG from the coding sequence TTGCCTCAACCGCTTCGACCTCGTGCTCTGCGGCCCGGAGATCTCGTCGTTGTCGCATCGCTGTCCGGACCGCTCCACGCCGTGTACGAGCCCGACCTGGAGCAGGCGGAGGTCGTGCTTGAGCGGATGGGGTTCCGCGTGCGTCGGTCGCCGCTGCTCGAAGTGGGGCGGCACCGCTGGTGGAGCGCGGCGTCGCCGGTGGAGATCGCGACGGAGTTCAATGCTCTTCTGCGTGATCCTGAGGTGCGCGCCGTCATCGCGCATGACGGCGGCCAGACGGCGCTCGGCTACCTCGACCTGATCGACGTCGAGGCGATCAGGGCCGACCCCAAGCCGATCCTCGGCTACAGCGACATCTCGCTGCTGCATCTGGTGCTCTACGCGCAAACGGGTCTGGTCGGTTTCCATACCGACTTGGCCACCCCTGGACTCGGCGGACACTGGCAGGCCGCGCCCGTCGCACGCAGGGCGGAACTCGAAAAGCTTTACTCGACGCTGCTGACCAGTACGGAACCGATCGGTATGCTGCCGGCCGCCCCCTCGTGGGAGTGCTGGCGTGCCGGTCGCACCGAGGGCCGGCTGATCGGCGGGGTGATCAACCGCATCGTGCTGGCGCAGGCGACGCCCTACGCACTGCCGCTCGAACGGTTCGACGGCGCGGTGCTGTTCTGGGAGGAGTCGGGCGGCCACGCATCGCATGTATGGAGCTATCTACAGGTACTGCGGCACGCCGGCATCCTCGATCGAATCGCCGGCATGGTCGTGGGCATCCCGAACGCGATCGACGGACTCCACTCGCCCGACGCGTCCCCTACCCTGCGCGAGATCGTCCTCGACGTCCTCGGTGACCGCGACATCCCGGTCCTGGGAAACGTCGAGTTCGGACACGCAGGCCCGAATCTGCCGATGCCGGTCGGCATCCGCGTCGCCCTTGACGCGCGGCAGCGGACCCTGTCGCTGCTCGAACCGGCGGTACGCCCGTCCACGGTGACCGATCCGGTCGGCTGA
- a CDS encoding PPOX class F420-dependent oxidoreductase gives MATPRTDFDQALDRIGRGSHVSLTTFRRNGQAVPTPVGGLVRDGTLYVLTPPETGKVKRIRNNPQVTIAPCNMKGTVPADAPAVRATARLLDPAETARVQEMMRRRFFMYRLVHLLDRVLGRERRLVAIAVTVDA, from the coding sequence ATGGCCACCCCGCGCACCGACTTCGACCAGGCTCTCGACCGCATCGGCAGGGGCAGCCACGTCAGCCTCACCACCTTCCGCCGCAACGGCCAGGCCGTCCCCACCCCCGTCGGCGGCCTCGTACGGGACGGCACTCTCTACGTCCTGACACCGCCGGAGACCGGGAAGGTCAAGCGGATCCGCAACAACCCTCAAGTGACCATCGCCCCCTGCAACATGAAGGGCACAGTCCCCGCCGACGCACCCGCCGTGCGGGCGACCGCCCGGCTCCTGGATCCCGCGGAGACCGCCCGCGTCCAGGAGATGATGAGGCGACGCTTCTTCATGTACCGCCTGGTGCACCTCCTCGACCGAGTCCTGGGCCGCGAACGTCGACTCGTCGCCATCGCCGTCACCGTCGACGCGTGA
- a CDS encoding DUF397 domain-containing protein codes for MAESTIQQHPLAGWDKPELDLSDADWHSGSRGLGDVQIAFVEGFIAMRNSGRPESPSLIFTPAEWGAFVSGAREGEFDLT; via the coding sequence GTGGCCGAGAGCACCATCCAGCAGCACCCGCTTGCGGGCTGGGACAAGCCGGAGCTGGACCTCAGTGACGCCGATTGGCACTCAGGCAGCCGTGGACTGGGGGATGTCCAGATCGCTTTTGTCGAGGGATTCATCGCGATGCGCAACAGCGGCCGCCCGGAAAGCCCTTCCTTGATCTTCACGCCCGCGGAATGGGGCGCGTTCGTGTCGGGGGCGCGGGAAGGGGAGTTCGACCTCACCTGA
- a CDS encoding oxidoreductase, translating into MTGSNPTHWTARDIPDQHGRTAVITGANTGIGFETAKALALRGAEVVLAVRDTDKGKRAAEEITLVAPTARVHVQRLDLSSLASVRDAAGELRDTYARIDLLINNAGVMYTPHRTTSDGYELQFGTNHLGHFALTGLLLDLLPPSPASRVVNVSSAGHRMGGPIDLDDLDWRRRPYDRTAAYGHSKLANLLFTYELDRRLPAGGPLAVAAHPGGADTTGSRSAMSHSSALTRTAFAAIRPLLLQSPERGALPVLRAATDPDVQGGEYYGPRGFQQSKGYPKVVRSSPQSYDTELQRRLWALSQEMTGIEFPAGTQPGRHPHE; encoded by the coding sequence ATGACCGGATCGAACCCCACGCACTGGACAGCCCGGGACATCCCCGACCAGCACGGCCGCACCGCCGTGATCACAGGTGCCAACACCGGCATCGGATTCGAGACGGCCAAGGCCCTCGCCCTGCGCGGGGCAGAGGTCGTCCTGGCGGTACGGGACACCGACAAGGGCAAGCGCGCGGCGGAGGAGATCACTCTCGTCGCGCCGACCGCGCGGGTGCACGTCCAGCGGCTCGACCTGAGTTCGCTCGCCTCGGTCCGTGACGCGGCCGGGGAGCTGAGAGACACCTACGCCCGGATCGATCTGCTGATCAACAACGCCGGCGTGATGTACACCCCGCACCGGACCACCTCGGACGGCTACGAGCTCCAGTTCGGAACCAACCATCTGGGCCACTTCGCCCTGACCGGGCTGCTGTTGGACCTGCTGCCGCCCTCGCCCGCCTCCCGCGTCGTCAACGTCAGCAGCGCGGGGCACCGCATGGGTGGCCCGATCGATCTCGACGACCTCGACTGGCGCAGACGCCCCTACGACCGGACCGCCGCCTACGGACACTCCAAGCTGGCCAACCTGCTGTTCACCTACGAGCTCGACCGCAGACTGCCCGCAGGCGGGCCGCTGGCCGTCGCCGCGCATCCCGGCGGCGCCGACACCACCGGCTCCCGGAGCGCGATGTCACACTCCTCGGCCCTCACCCGCACAGCCTTCGCGGCGATCCGACCGCTGCTCCTGCAATCCCCCGAGAGGGGTGCACTGCCCGTGCTGCGCGCCGCGACCGACCCGGACGTACAAGGCGGCGAGTACTACGGCCCGCGCGGATTCCAGCAGAGCAAGGGGTACCCCAAGGTGGTCCGCTCCAGCCCGCAGTCGTACGACACGGAGCTGCAACGCCGCCTGTGGGCGCTCTCCCAGGAGATGACCGGCATCGAGTTTCCAGCGGGCACGCAGCCCGGCCGCCACCCTCACGAGTGA
- a CDS encoding pyridoxine/pyridoxamine 5'-phosphate oxidase, giving the protein MDDLRQLLRELEVFAGELPTFDPLAAPDTPSELFTEWLLGAMEAGVREPHAMTVSTAGADGNPTARTLILKGVGPDGWRFASDGGSVKARDLAQRPFAALTFYWSPLARQIRVRGPVMAAGEADSAADFLARSTGARAEALVGRQSQPLADLAERDAAVKESLERLEDEPDLVAPGWTLHTVRPESVEFWQGDKERRHTRLVYVREGGGAGQGSGWRKQLLWP; this is encoded by the coding sequence ATGGACGATCTACGTCAACTGCTGCGCGAACTGGAGGTCTTCGCGGGCGAACTGCCCACCTTCGATCCCTTGGCCGCGCCGGACACCCCGTCCGAGTTGTTCACCGAGTGGCTGCTGGGGGCGATGGAGGCCGGTGTGCGCGAGCCGCACGCGATGACGGTCTCGACGGCCGGCGCCGACGGCAACCCGACGGCAAGGACCTTGATCCTCAAGGGCGTTGGCCCCGACGGCTGGCGCTTCGCGTCGGACGGCGGCAGCGTCAAGGCCCGCGATCTCGCCCAACGCCCTTTCGCAGCCCTGACGTTCTACTGGTCGCCGCTCGCCCGTCAGATCCGCGTGCGCGGTCCCGTCATGGCAGCGGGCGAGGCGGACAGCGCGGCGGACTTCCTGGCGCGGAGCACCGGCGCCCGCGCGGAGGCGCTGGTCGGCCGCCAGTCGCAGCCGTTGGCGGACCTCGCGGAACGGGACGCGGCGGTCAAGGAGTCCCTGGAGCGACTTGAGGACGAGCCGGACCTCGTGGCACCTGGCTGGACGTTGCACACCGTGCGCCCGGAGTCGGTCGAGTTCTGGCAGGGAGACAAGGAACGTCGGCATACGCGGCTTGTGTATGTCCGTGAGGGTGGGGGCGCGGGCCAGGGTTCAGGGTGGCGTAAGCAGTTGTTGTGGCCGTGA
- a CDS encoding thiolase domain-containing protein, which translates to MSKEPVAVVGIGQTKHVAARRDVSIAGLVREAAQRALDDAELTWADIDAVVIGKAPDFFEGVMMPELYLADALGAVGKPMLRVHTAGSVGGSTALVAANLVAARVHGTVLTLAFEKQSESNAMWGLSLPIPFTQPLLAGAGGFFAPHVRAYMRRTGAPDTVGSLVAYKDRRNALKNPYAHLHEHDITLEKVQASPMLWDPIRYSETCPSSDGACAMVLTDRAGAARAPRPAAWMHGGAMRSEPTLFAGKDCVSPQAGKDCAADVYRQAGIADPRRDIDAVEMYVPFSWYEPMWLENLGFAEEGEGWKLTESGVTELDGDLPVNMSGGVLSTNPIGASGMIRFAEAALQVRGQAGEHQVEGARRVLGHAYGGGSQFFSMWLVGSEPPAS; encoded by the coding sequence ATGAGCAAGGAGCCCGTGGCCGTCGTAGGGATCGGTCAGACCAAGCATGTCGCCGCGCGGCGGGACGTGTCGATCGCGGGGCTGGTGCGGGAGGCGGCCCAACGGGCGCTGGACGACGCCGAGTTGACGTGGGCCGACATCGACGCCGTCGTCATCGGCAAGGCGCCCGACTTCTTCGAGGGCGTCATGATGCCCGAGCTGTATCTCGCGGATGCGCTGGGCGCCGTAGGGAAGCCGATGCTGCGGGTGCACACCGCCGGGTCGGTGGGCGGGTCGACCGCGCTCGTCGCCGCGAATCTCGTCGCGGCCCGCGTGCACGGCACGGTCCTCACGCTGGCCTTCGAGAAGCAGTCCGAGTCGAACGCCATGTGGGGGCTGTCCCTGCCGATTCCCTTCACGCAGCCGTTGTTGGCAGGTGCGGGCGGGTTCTTCGCGCCCCACGTACGCGCCTATATGCGGCGTACCGGGGCGCCCGACACGGTCGGCTCCCTGGTGGCGTACAAGGACCGGCGCAACGCGCTGAAGAACCCGTACGCGCATCTCCACGAGCACGACATCACGCTGGAGAAGGTCCAGGCCTCGCCGATGCTGTGGGACCCGATCCGGTACTCGGAGACCTGTCCGTCCTCGGACGGTGCCTGCGCGATGGTGCTCACCGACCGGGCGGGCGCGGCTCGCGCACCACGTCCGGCGGCCTGGATGCATGGGGGCGCCATGCGGAGCGAACCCACACTGTTCGCCGGAAAGGACTGTGTGTCGCCACAGGCCGGCAAGGACTGCGCCGCCGACGTGTACCGGCAGGCCGGGATCGCCGATCCGCGCCGCGACATCGATGCCGTGGAGATGTACGTGCCGTTCTCCTGGTACGAGCCCATGTGGCTGGAGAACCTCGGATTCGCCGAGGAGGGGGAGGGGTGGAAGCTCACCGAATCGGGCGTGACCGAACTGGACGGCGACCTTCCCGTGAACATGTCAGGGGGTGTGCTTTCCACCAATCCGATCGGCGCCTCGGGCATGATCCGTTTCGCGGAGGCCGCCCTTCAGGTGCGCGGCCAGGCCGGAGAACACCAGGTGGAGGGGGCCCGGCGGGTTCTCGGGCACGCTTATGGCGGCGGATCGCAGTTCTTCTCGATGTGGCTCGTGGGCAGCGAACCACCCGCCTCCTGA
- a CDS encoding TetR/AcrR family transcriptional regulator: MAVKRRPTGTHHGDLRNALEGAALALVGERGPHGFTLAEACRRAGVSVSAPYKHFSDREALLVSLALKGYQEQRRRYRTALAAHSDPVEQLAAFATAYVRFAAEERALFDITFLAGLDKSRHPELAAAGGALHDDLMPVTSRIAPDLDEAFELLVQVAAAAHGLALFQQQDMLPGPWNTRSSVEEQAARTARALAGRKTR, encoded by the coding sequence ATGGCAGTCAAACGGCGCCCCACCGGCACCCACCACGGAGACCTGCGCAACGCGCTGGAGGGGGCGGCCCTCGCGCTGGTCGGCGAGCGAGGCCCGCACGGGTTCACCCTCGCCGAGGCGTGCCGGCGGGCCGGGGTGAGCGTGTCGGCCCCCTACAAGCACTTCAGCGACCGGGAGGCACTGCTGGTCTCGCTGGCTCTGAAGGGCTACCAGGAGCAGCGCCGCCGCTACCGCACCGCGCTGGCCGCGCACTCGGACCCGGTCGAGCAGTTGGCGGCCTTCGCGACCGCCTACGTGCGGTTCGCCGCCGAGGAACGCGCGCTCTTCGACATCACCTTTCTGGCGGGCCTCGACAAGAGCCGGCACCCCGAACTGGCCGCGGCGGGAGGTGCCCTGCACGACGACCTGATGCCCGTCACCAGCCGTATCGCCCCCGACCTGGACGAGGCGTTCGAGCTGCTCGTCCAGGTCGCCGCGGCAGCCCACGGTCTGGCCCTGTTCCAGCAGCAGGACATGCTGCCCGGCCCCTGGAACACCCGGTCCTCCGTCGAGGAACAGGCCGCGCGCACGGCCCGTGCCCTCGCCGGCCGGAAAACCCGCTAG